A genomic region of Venturia canescens isolate UGA chromosome 7, ASM1945775v1, whole genome shotgun sequence contains the following coding sequences:
- the LOC122413170 gene encoding uncharacterized protein, which yields MFGAILGDPRIFQFFIFQETMLLVSALIGSVLLAALPFPVASDIVCDVPKSFTVDLSYDAKATISKIHLCLKTETNGVNFDTTPGLNSIQIRGDEVQVAFKGELEMHYWRNNVSTGPNEFSELFYERLIGGADGSILTPEGAETAWCAIDLLSPNRRRSMVHPFIANEIILLAKSCAQDALCSMIRSKYLKSETKTSGNETRKHKSPNQNSTQEECASLELQKTLNMMMDMGLARVIEKVKETSGTGGIDLPEMAQSFTLGSGYFKTTGHISLRNGTFRDITTLKRRSDAVVSHKGWKLTAACEVGLDRVEIEYKHFEVQYGLRAKGSVTGFVGGVALAIQVSANYDQKPCVATLDHIKVTRFGDIHINITGLGRSLEWLASTFSNWITSRWHKNIKVALETKIHALVQSKLSSFNCEKFRAWN from the exons CCATCCTAGGGGAtcctcgtatttttcaatttttcatattccaaGAAACAATGCTGCTCGTGTCGGCGCTGATTGGCAGCGTTCTTCTCGCAGCTTTGCCATTCCCAGTCGCAAGCGATATTG TCTGTGACGTACCGAAAAGCTTCACCGTGGATCTGTCGTACGACGCGAAAGCGACCATTTCGAAAATCCATTTATGCTTAAAGACGGAAACAAATGGGGTGAACTTCGACACCACTCCGGGATTGAATTCCATCCAGATTCGAGGCGATGAAGTACAAGTGGCGTTTAAAG GGGAGTTGGAAATGCACTACTGGCGTAATAATGTTTCGACGGGACCGAACGAATTTTCGGAGCttttttatgaaagattgaTTGGTGGAGCGGACGGATCAATTTTG ACACCCGAAGGAGCGGAGACCGCCTGGTGTGCCATCGATTTATTGTCCCCTAATCGTAGAAG GTCAATGGTTCATCCATTCATCGCGAACGAAATAATACTTTTGGCCAAGTCTTGCGCACAGGACGCACTGTGTTCGATGATTCgttcaaaatatttgaaaagcgAGACGAAAACTTCGGGGAACGAGACGAGGAAGCATAAATCGCCCAATCAAAACAGCACTCAGGAAGAATGCGCTTCCTTGGAGCTTCAG AAAACACTCAACATGATGATGGACATGGGTCTTGCTCGAGTAATCGAGAAAGTTAAAGAAACCAGTGGCACAGGAGGTATTGACTTGCCAGAAATGGCTCAATCCTTCACCCTTGGTAGCGGTTACTTCAAAACTACAGGCCACATAAGTCTGCGGAATGGCACTTTCAG AGATATTACGACTTTAAAAAGAAGGTCCGACGCGGTAGTTTCTCACAAAGGATGGAAACTGACCGCCGCCTGCGAGGTTGGCCTCGATAGAGTTGAAATCGAGTACAAACATTTTGAg GTGCAATACGGATTACGAGCGAAGGGCAGCGTTACTGGATTCGTGGGCGGTGTTGCACTGGCGATCCAAGTGTCCGCTAATTACGATCAGAAGCCATGTGTCGCGACGCTAGACCACATCAAAGTAACTCGATTTGGAGATATTCACATTAACATAACAGGTCTCGGACGTTCGCTTGAGTGGCTCGCTTCCACCTTCTCGAACTGGATCACATCGAGATGGCACAAAAACATTAAAGTTGCACTTGAGACCAAAATCCATGCACTCGTACAATCAAAGTTATCGAGTTTTAACTGCGAGAAATTCAGAGCCTGGAATtag
- the LOC122413384 gene encoding non-classical arabinogalactan protein 31-like, whose translation MDSAAKLKVVILCGLLALALASEESKTEAKSASSSKDQTDKSKRGLEHSFGDHGGFGGGDFGELHLGGGHDFGGHEHVTHEHIKATTITKHVPVPAPYPVHVEKHVPYPVKVPVKVLVDRPYPVPVPQPYPVTVEKHVPYPVEKPVPYPVKVPVKVPVKVPFEVKVPVKVPYTVHKPVPYPVKVPVVVKEPYPVIVKHHEHHESLGGHDFGGFGGHDFGGFGGFGHH comes from the exons ATGGACAGCGCTGCCAAGCTGAAG GTTGTCATCCTGTGCGGCCTCCTGGCCCTCGCTCTCGCATCGGAGGAGTCAAAGACCGAGGCGAAGTCAGCCTCGAGCTCGAAAGATCAGACGGACAAATCGAAGCGCGGTCTCGAGCACAGTTTCGGCGATCACGGAGGTTTCGGCGGCGGTGATTTCGGCGAATTGCACTTGGGCGGTGGCCATGATTTCGGCGGTCACGAGCACGTCACCCACGAGCACATCAAGGCCACGACCATCACGAAACACGTTCCCGTGCCCGCTCCGTACCCCGTACACGTCGAAAAGCACGTTCCCTACCCGGTCAAAGTACCCGTCAAGGTCCTCGTCGACCGTCCCTACCCCGTTCCCGTGCCCCAGCCCTACCCCGTAACCGTCGAAAAACACGTTCCCTACCCCGTCGAAAAGCCCGTGCCTTACCCCGTCAAGGTGCCCGTCAAAGTGCCCGTCAAGGTCCCCTTCGAGGTCAAAGTCCCCGTCAAAGTCCCTTACACCGTCCACAAGCCGGTGCCCTACCCCGTCAAGGTCCCCGTCGTCGTCAAAGAGCCCTACCCCGTCATCGTCAAACACCACGAGCACCACGAGTCTCTGGGAGGCCATGATTTCGGCGGTTTCGGAGGACACGACTTCGGTGGCTTCGGTGGATTCGGTCACCACTGA